Proteins encoded by one window of Halobaculum halobium:
- a CDS encoding aldo/keto reductase — MDTTLPLPAVGLGTMGLDGDEGAAAVETALEVGYRHLDTAQVYENEATVGAGLAAAVEADIVVRDDVTVATKTWIDRLDPEDVRPSTAASLDRLGLDAVDLLYVHRPRGGYDPKDTLAAYDALVADGLVGHVGVSNFELDQLDEAIRLLDAPLAAHQTEYHPLFRRPALREHAVEHDYLLVAYSPLAGGRVSEVEAVRAVAEKHDTTPEAVSIAWLTDKAGVVTIPKASSERHLRANLAAADLDLDAEDRERIDGIDREEELFPE, encoded by the coding sequence ATGGACACGACGCTCCCGCTTCCGGCCGTCGGGCTCGGCACGATGGGCCTCGACGGCGACGAGGGCGCTGCCGCGGTGGAGACGGCACTCGAGGTCGGGTACCGCCACCTCGACACCGCGCAGGTGTACGAGAACGAGGCGACCGTCGGCGCCGGACTCGCGGCGGCCGTCGAGGCGGACATCGTCGTCCGCGACGACGTCACTGTCGCGACGAAGACGTGGATCGACCGCCTCGACCCCGAGGACGTACGCCCCTCGACGGCGGCCAGCCTGGACCGCCTCGGCCTCGACGCGGTCGATCTGCTGTACGTCCACCGTCCCCGCGGCGGCTACGATCCCAAGGACACGCTCGCCGCCTACGACGCCCTCGTCGCTGACGGCCTCGTGGGGCACGTCGGCGTCTCGAACTTCGAGCTCGATCAGCTCGACGAGGCGATTCGCCTCCTCGACGCACCGCTTGCGGCCCACCAGACGGAGTACCACCCGCTGTTTCGACGGCCGGCGCTGCGCGAGCATGCCGTCGAGCACGACTACCTGCTCGTCGCCTACTCGCCGCTGGCGGGCGGTCGGGTGAGCGAGGTCGAGGCGGTTCGCGCGGTCGCCGAGAAGCACGACACGACGCCCGAGGCCGTGAGCATCGCGTGGCTCACCGACAAGGCGGGCGTTGTCACGATCCCGAAGGCGTCGAGCGAGCGCCACCTGCGAGCGAACCTCGCTGCCGCCGACCTCGACCTCGACGCCGAGGACCGCGAGCGCATCGACGGGATCGACCGCGAGGAGGAGCTCTTCCCGGAGTGA
- the msrB gene encoding peptide-methionine (R)-S-oxide reductase MsrB, producing MSDSAEQTPEEDLPETDEEWRERLTDEEYRILRERGTEARFSGEHVDRKDDGVYKCAGCGTVIFESETKYDSGCGWPSFYAADESTVTLEEDNRHGMSRVEVNCAVCDGHLGHVFQDGPEPTGERFCINSAVLDFEPDE from the coding sequence ATGAGCGATTCCGCCGAGCAGACACCCGAAGAGGACCTCCCGGAGACCGACGAGGAGTGGCGCGAGCGGCTGACCGACGAGGAGTACCGGATCCTCCGCGAGCGGGGCACTGAGGCGCGGTTCTCCGGTGAGCACGTCGACCGGAAGGACGACGGCGTCTACAAGTGCGCTGGCTGCGGCACCGTCATCTTCGAGTCGGAGACGAAGTACGACTCCGGCTGTGGCTGGCCCAGCTTCTACGCCGCCGACGAGTCGACGGTGACGCTAGAAGAGGACAACCGTCACGGGATGTCTCGCGTCGAGGTGAACTGCGCCGTCTGTGACGGCCACCTCGGGCACGTGTTCCAGGACGGCCCCGAACCGACCGGCGAGCGCTTCTGCATCAACTCCGCCGTGCTCGACTTCGAGCCCGACGAGTAG
- a CDS encoding D-2-hydroxyacid dehydrogenase, with the protein MSADHTLLLAHTVGPGRGADLRERLLDEGLPADRVVAAATPAETDAHVADADGIVVGRLPEGLLDRADSLRWVQVLSSGTDYLPTEDLADRGVALTNSAGVHAEPIGEQVLGYMLSFERDLHALARQQAESRWERREGGELRGKTVGIVGVGAIGTRVAELASAFGMEVWGVKRDLDTMPDAVDEARPPDALHETCLAADYLVLACPLTDETSGLIGGDELRLLGDAGVLVNVARGGVCDQDALVGALRSHLIGGAALDVFEEEPLPADSRLWDLSNVIVTPHMAGSTPHKQKRWAEIIAENSRALADGDIDGLRNRVV; encoded by the coding sequence ATGTCCGCCGATCACACCCTCCTGTTAGCACACACCGTCGGCCCCGGGCGCGGCGCCGATCTCCGCGAGCGGTTACTCGACGAGGGGCTCCCCGCCGACCGCGTCGTCGCCGCCGCGACGCCCGCCGAGACCGACGCGCACGTCGCCGACGCCGACGGCATCGTCGTCGGCCGACTCCCCGAGGGGTTGCTCGACCGCGCCGACTCGCTTCGGTGGGTACAGGTGCTCTCCTCGGGCACCGACTACCTCCCGACCGAGGACCTCGCCGACCGTGGCGTCGCACTCACGAACTCGGCGGGGGTCCACGCCGAACCGATCGGCGAGCAGGTGCTCGGCTATATGCTGAGCTTCGAGCGCGACCTCCACGCACTCGCGCGCCAGCAGGCCGAGTCGCGCTGGGAGCGCCGCGAGGGCGGCGAGTTGCGCGGGAAGACCGTCGGGATCGTCGGCGTCGGCGCCATCGGCACGCGCGTCGCAGAGCTGGCGAGCGCGTTCGGGATGGAGGTGTGGGGGGTGAAGCGCGACCTCGATACGATGCCCGACGCCGTCGACGAGGCGCGCCCGCCCGACGCGCTCCACGAGACGTGTCTCGCCGCCGACTACCTCGTGCTCGCGTGTCCGCTCACCGACGAGACGTCGGGGCTGATCGGCGGTGACGAACTCCGGCTCCTCGGCGATGCGGGCGTGCTGGTCAACGTCGCCCGCGGCGGGGTCTGCGATCAGGATGCCCTCGTCGGCGCGCTGCGCTCGCACCTGATCGGCGGGGCCGCCCTCGACGTGTTCGAGGAGGAGCCGCTTCCCGCGGACTCGCGGCTGTGGGATCTCTCGAACGTGATCGTGACGCCGCACATGGCCGGGAGCACGCCACACAAGCAGAAACGGTGGGCCGAGATCATCGCGGAGAACTCCCGGGCGTTGGCCGATGGCGACATCGACGGACTCCGGAATCGGGTGGTGTAG
- a CDS encoding DUF7385 family protein, with amino-acid sequence MTSLDLSNGFDVHDYRAKLKLLRQDAGSMSLANREGLSCPACGAEFDRLFVSDDEAVTFDSAPNGPICVARTDERLLVLTH; translated from the coding sequence GTGACTAGCCTCGATCTCTCCAACGGCTTCGACGTCCACGACTACCGGGCCAAACTGAAGCTCCTCCGGCAGGACGCCGGTTCGATGTCGCTGGCGAATCGCGAGGGACTGAGCTGTCCGGCCTGCGGCGCCGAGTTCGACCGACTGTTCGTCAGCGACGACGAGGCCGTGACGTTCGACTCGGCGCCGAACGGCCCGATCTGCGTGGCGCGCACCGACGAGCGACTGCTCGTGTTGACCCACTGA
- a CDS encoding translation initiation factor IF-2 subunit beta produces MNYADALDRAYDELPDTPADAGERLQVPDPEGQTDGAFTRLTNLSDIADALSRDPEHLHSAIQRQLGTNGQYEDGVARYNGSFSIADFDGAIDEYVAEFVTCSECGLPDTILKTEDGVRMLRCQACGAFRPVQKRSSAAASHSQGPEIEEGKTYELEITGTGRKGDGVAEKGKFTVFVSGAQEGQTVQAYVHNISGNLAFARLT; encoded by the coding sequence ATGAACTACGCCGACGCGCTCGACAGAGCCTACGACGAGCTGCCCGACACGCCCGCCGACGCGGGCGAGCGCCTACAGGTCCCCGACCCCGAGGGACAGACCGACGGGGCGTTTACCCGGCTGACGAACCTCTCGGACATCGCCGACGCGCTCTCGCGAGACCCCGAGCACCTCCACAGCGCCATCCAGCGACAGCTCGGGACGAACGGGCAGTACGAGGACGGCGTCGCCCGCTACAACGGGTCGTTCTCTATCGCCGACTTCGACGGCGCCATCGACGAGTACGTCGCCGAGTTCGTCACCTGCTCGGAGTGCGGTCTCCCCGACACGATCCTCAAGACAGAGGACGGGGTCCGGATGCTGCGCTGCCAGGCGTGCGGTGCGTTCCGCCCGGTCCAGAAGCGTTCCTCGGCGGCGGCCTCCCACTCGCAGGGCCCCGAGATCGAGGAGGGCAAGACGTACGAACTGGAGATCACCGGCACCGGTCGCAAAGGCGACGGCGTCGCCGAGAAGGGGAAGTTCACCGTGTTCGTCTCCGGCGCCCAGGAGGGCCAGACCGTCCAGGCGTACGTCCACAACATCTCGGGCAACCTCGCGTTCGCCCGCCTGACGTAA
- a CDS encoding redox-regulated ATPase YchF, producing MSYKIGLVGKPSVGKSSFFNAATMNDVPEGAYPFTTIDPSVGEAYVGVDCPAPEFEETCQPNHGFCRDDTRFVPVKLVDVAGLIPGAHEGKGLGNQFLSDLNEADVLVHVVDFSGTTDIEGEPTEGHDPREDIDFLENELDQWYLDILQKGIQKFESMYQGPNPGDEVGVEEVLAEQMSAFRTNKDEIKQTVLALDLALDPETWDDEDRFDLAREIRKRTKPMVIAANKMDTPAARDNYDEITSDPEYEHLTVVPASAHAEGSLKKADEAGVVDYAQGDDDFAIVGDVSDEQERGLEAIREFVTEYGGTGVQRVIEAALFEELDAKAVFPGSASGSWSKGPFRDCFVLPGYATAEDFAYTLHSDIGDGFLHGIDCRSGRQVGADTVLEHRDVVEVVTTG from the coding sequence ATGAGCTACAAGATCGGTCTCGTCGGGAAGCCGTCCGTCGGCAAGTCCAGCTTCTTCAACGCGGCGACGATGAACGACGTGCCCGAGGGCGCCTACCCGTTCACGACTATCGATCCAAGCGTCGGCGAGGCGTACGTCGGGGTCGACTGCCCCGCCCCCGAGTTCGAGGAGACGTGCCAGCCCAACCACGGCTTCTGCCGCGACGACACCCGATTCGTCCCCGTGAAGCTCGTCGACGTGGCCGGGCTCATCCCCGGCGCCCACGAGGGAAAGGGGCTGGGCAACCAGTTCCTCTCGGACCTCAACGAGGCGGACGTGCTCGTCCACGTCGTCGACTTCTCGGGCACGACCGACATCGAGGGCGAACCGACCGAGGGTCACGACCCGCGCGAGGACATCGACTTCCTGGAGAACGAACTCGACCAGTGGTACCTCGATATCCTCCAGAAGGGGATCCAGAAGTTCGAGTCGATGTATCAGGGCCCCAACCCCGGCGACGAGGTCGGCGTCGAGGAGGTGCTCGCCGAGCAGATGAGCGCGTTCCGCACCAACAAAGACGAGATCAAACAGACCGTCCTCGCGCTGGATCTGGCGCTGGATCCGGAGACGTGGGACGACGAGGACCGCTTCGATCTGGCCCGCGAGATCCGCAAGCGCACGAAGCCGATGGTGATCGCGGCGAACAAGATGGACACACCCGCCGCGCGCGACAACTACGACGAGATCACGAGCGACCCCGAGTACGAGCACCTCACGGTCGTTCCCGCGAGCGCGCACGCGGAGGGGTCGCTGAAGAAGGCCGACGAGGCGGGCGTCGTCGACTACGCGCAGGGCGACGACGACTTCGCCATCGTCGGCGACGTGAGCGACGAGCAAGAGCGGGGGCTCGAGGCCATCCGGGAGTTCGTGACCGAGTACGGCGGCACCGGCGTCCAGCGCGTCATCGAGGCCGCGCTGTTCGAGGAACTCGACGCGAAGGCCGTCTTCCCCGGGAGCGCGAGCGGCAGTTGGAGCAAGGGGCCGTTCCGCGACTGCTTCGTCCTCCCCGGGTACGCGACCGCCGAGGATTTCGCGTACACGCTGCACTCGGATATCGGCGACGGCTTCCTCCACGGGATCGACTGCCGGAGCGGCCGCCAGGTCGGCGCCGATACCGTGCTTGAGCACCGCGACGTGGTCGAGGTCGTGACGACCGGATAG
- a CDS encoding cold-shock protein, producing MANGKVDFFNDTGGYGFIATEDSDDDVFFHMEDVGGEDLTEGTEIEFDIEQAPKGPRATNVVRA from the coding sequence ATGGCAAACGGTAAGGTTGACTTCTTCAACGACACTGGCGGCTACGGTTTCATCGCGACTGAGGACTCCGACGACGACGTGTTCTTCCACATGGAGGATGTCGGCGGCGAGGATCTGACGGAAGGGACCGAGATCGAATTCGACATCGAACAGGCCCCCAAGGGCCCGCGCGCGACGAACGTCGTCCGCGCATAA
- a CDS encoding ion transporter, whose product MDGHAPGGAPRAFRERVRFYLLDHQTRLGQAIDIALLALNLAFVGVFVVQSYDISQSTRDALWRVEVAIAVVFSVEYVFRLYGARDRLDEATDPYTVVDLFSVLPTLMAIAAVGPVFGVNIGFLRAIRVVRVLRFYRFARDEEFFFGTVEVSTLRATKLLFTVLVIFFVGAGLFYSAEAAVNPGVANFGDAFYYMVIALTTVGFGDIVPATRLGRWVTVGSVLAAIVLVPWQASKIIRAWTRGDRVDVTCPNCGLTGHDADASHCKACGRVIYQEYESDE is encoded by the coding sequence ATGGACGGTCACGCGCCGGGAGGTGCACCGCGAGCGTTCCGCGAGCGGGTGCGCTTCTACCTGCTCGATCACCAGACGAGGCTCGGACAGGCGATCGACATCGCGCTGTTGGCACTGAACCTCGCGTTCGTCGGCGTGTTCGTCGTCCAAAGCTACGACATCTCCCAGTCGACGCGGGACGCGCTGTGGCGCGTCGAGGTCGCTATCGCCGTCGTGTTCTCCGTCGAGTACGTCTTCCGACTGTACGGCGCCCGCGACCGACTCGACGAGGCGACCGACCCGTACACCGTCGTCGACCTGTTTTCAGTGCTGCCGACGCTCATGGCGATTGCCGCCGTCGGCCCCGTGTTCGGCGTCAACATCGGGTTCCTCCGGGCGATCCGCGTCGTTCGCGTGCTCCGCTTCTATCGGTTCGCCCGCGACGAGGAGTTCTTTTTCGGGACCGTCGAGGTCAGCACGCTCCGGGCGACGAAGCTCCTGTTCACCGTACTCGTGATCTTCTTCGTCGGCGCCGGACTGTTCTACAGCGCCGAGGCGGCCGTGAACCCCGGCGTCGCGAACTTCGGCGACGCGTTCTACTACATGGTCATCGCCCTCACGACCGTCGGATTCGGCGACATCGTCCCCGCCACCCGGCTCGGGCGATGGGTGACGGTCGGCAGCGTCCTCGCGGCCATCGTTCTCGTCCCGTGGCAGGCGAGCAAGATCATCCGCGCGTGGACCCGCGGCGACCGCGTCGACGTGACCTGCCCGAACTGCGGGCTCACGGGCCACGACGCGGACGCGTCCCACTGCAAGGCCTGCGGACGCGTCATCTACCAGGAGTACGAGTCCGACGAGTGA
- a CDS encoding AI-2E family transporter produces the protein MTLQRRFLLVATAVVVAAAVAVVAPVAQYVLFGVLLAYVLRPVHDRLAPSIGERPSAAVLVSVSTATVLAPIAVVIAVALRELLRLRAALAEGTVELETVELLAAAGGIDLRAELDQLTRRGLESGLGRVLDLFGGLTEVLVGLTVLLFVVYYLLADGDRLLAWTGRVIPLDGETQTALRRDLDRITWGVVVGNIAVAAVHGVLTGLVFGLVGISNVVFWVVVTTLLSLLPLIGASVVWLPMTAFLFMAGRPVDAAVVFAFGTAVISLSDNYLRPVITGHEARVSPGVMVVGIFGGVLAFGFAGLFVGPIVLAFAAVLVETLVEVDEPAGASQETPGAVEADGETDGDVESIDDGGV, from the coding sequence GTGACGCTACAGCGTCGGTTCCTCCTCGTCGCCACCGCGGTCGTCGTCGCGGCGGCGGTAGCGGTTGTCGCGCCGGTCGCACAGTACGTCCTGTTCGGGGTGCTGCTCGCGTACGTCCTCCGGCCGGTTCACGATCGGCTCGCACCGAGCATCGGCGAGCGTCCGTCGGCGGCCGTCCTCGTTTCGGTTTCGACGGCCACAGTCCTCGCGCCGATCGCGGTCGTGATCGCGGTGGCGCTGCGTGAACTGCTCCGTCTGCGCGCGGCGCTCGCAGAGGGGACCGTCGAGCTCGAGACGGTGGAACTGCTCGCGGCGGCCGGCGGCATCGACCTGCGCGCCGAGCTCGACCAGTTGACGCGTCGCGGGCTCGAATCGGGGCTGGGGAGGGTCCTCGACCTGTTCGGCGGGCTCACCGAGGTGCTCGTGGGGCTCACCGTACTGCTGTTCGTCGTCTACTACCTCCTCGCGGACGGGGACAGACTGCTCGCGTGGACGGGGCGTGTCATTCCGCTCGACGGCGAAACGCAGACGGCTCTCCGCCGGGACCTCGACCGGATCACGTGGGGCGTCGTCGTCGGCAACATCGCCGTCGCGGCCGTTCACGGCGTGCTCACCGGGCTCGTGTTCGGGCTCGTCGGGATCTCGAACGTCGTGTTTTGGGTCGTCGTCACGACGCTGCTGTCGCTGCTGCCGCTGATCGGCGCGTCGGTCGTGTGGCTTCCGATGACCGCCTTCCTGTTCATGGCGGGGCGCCCGGTTGACGCTGCGGTCGTGTTCGCGTTCGGGACCGCGGTGATCAGCCTCTCGGACAACTACCTGCGCCCCGTGATCACCGGACACGAGGCGCGGGTGAGTCCGGGGGTGATGGTGGTCGGCATCTTCGGCGGCGTCCTCGCGTTCGGGTTCGCGGGCCTGTTCGTCGGTCCTATCGTGCTCGCGTTCGCCGCGGTGCTCGTGGAGACGCTCGTCGAGGTCGACGAGCCCGCCGGCGCGAGCCAGGAGACTCCCGGCGCAGTGGAGGCCGACGGCGAGACTGACGGCGATGTCGAATCGATCGACGACGGCGGGGTGTGA
- a CDS encoding enoyl-CoA hydratase/isomerase family protein: MAADTDPVGGDAYETVDVDRDGYVGRITLDRPEAMNTFSTELAVDLDDALHDLDERDDIRAVVVDGAGDAFSAGIDVSEHGEYDTKAEYEAWVARMEDPFHTLAEMATPVIAAAHGHAAANGLGLVAACDLAVAAEGTMFGATAPKVGLFCMGPSVPLMETLTRKRCLEMVLTGDLIDAETALEWGIVNRVRPQGEHVEGAVELAETIASKSPAAVQLGKRAYYEMEDMPYHEALDYSNEQFAGLCTTADANEGIEAFLSGEPLAADEWPGE, from the coding sequence ATGGCAGCAGATACCGATCCGGTCGGAGGAGACGCGTACGAGACTGTCGACGTCGATCGCGACGGCTACGTCGGCCGGATCACCCTCGACCGACCGGAGGCGATGAACACGTTCAGCACCGAGTTGGCGGTCGACCTCGACGACGCGCTGCACGATCTCGACGAGCGCGACGACATCCGAGCGGTCGTCGTCGACGGAGCGGGCGACGCGTTCTCCGCGGGGATCGACGTCTCCGAGCACGGCGAGTACGACACGAAAGCCGAGTACGAGGCGTGGGTCGCGCGGATGGAGGACCCGTTCCACACGCTGGCGGAGATGGCCACACCGGTCATCGCGGCGGCGCACGGCCACGCGGCCGCGAACGGCCTCGGGCTGGTGGCGGCGTGCGACCTCGCTGTCGCCGCCGAGGGGACGATGTTCGGGGCGACCGCGCCGAAGGTCGGGCTGTTCTGCATGGGACCGTCGGTCCCGCTGATGGAGACGCTCACGCGCAAGCGGTGTCTGGAGATGGTGCTCACGGGGGATCTGATCGACGCGGAGACGGCCCTGGAGTGGGGGATCGTCAACCGCGTCCGACCGCAGGGCGAACACGTCGAGGGAGCCGTCGAGCTCGCCGAGACCATCGCTTCGAAGAGCCCCGCAGCCGTGCAACTGGGCAAGCGCGCCTACTACGAGATGGAGGACATGCCCTACCACGAGGCGCTCGATTACTCCAACGAGCAGTTCGCCGGCCTGTGCACGACGGCGGACGCCAACGAGGGGATCGAGGCGTTCCTCTCGGGGGAGCCGCTCGCGGCCGACGAGTGGCCGGGCGAGTGA
- the heR gene encoding heliorhodopsin HeR, which yields MTTPDSQYRRLRQFNAVMAVLHFVQGALMVYLSTTRNWTITVTALEFNADTQRLAPVLEPWTTIQLSYLVAGFLLLSALAHLLIATVLYDSYVAYLKRGMNPYRWYEYSISASVMIVVIAMLAGVWDLGTLVALFSLVAVMNLMGLMMEVHNQTTEETDWTSYIIGSVAGLVPWVVIAITIVATVLGSDGGGPPDFVLLIYVSLFVFFNLFAINMVLQYRETWKWQDYLFGERTYIVLSLVAKSLLAWQVFFGALNAPV from the coding sequence GTGACTACGCCGGACTCGCAGTATCGACGGCTCCGCCAGTTCAATGCCGTGATGGCTGTCCTCCACTTCGTTCAGGGGGCACTGATGGTCTACCTGAGCACCACACGCAACTGGACCATCACCGTCACCGCACTCGAATTCAACGCCGACACCCAACGGCTCGCACCCGTCCTCGAACCGTGGACGACGATTCAACTGTCGTATCTCGTCGCCGGGTTCCTGCTCCTCTCGGCGCTCGCACATCTCCTCATCGCGACGGTGCTGTACGACTCCTACGTGGCGTATCTCAAACGTGGCATGAACCCGTACCGCTGGTACGAGTACTCGATCAGCGCGTCCGTGATGATCGTCGTCATCGCGATGCTCGCGGGCGTCTGGGACCTCGGGACCCTCGTGGCGCTGTTCTCGCTGGTCGCCGTGATGAACCTCATGGGCCTCATGATGGAAGTGCACAACCAGACCACCGAGGAGACCGATTGGACGTCCTACATCATCGGCTCCGTCGCGGGCCTTGTCCCCTGGGTCGTCATCGCCATCACCATCGTGGCCACCGTACTCGGGAGCGACGGCGGCGGGCCGCCGGACTTCGTGTTGCTAATCTACGTCAGCCTGTTCGTGTTCTTCAACCTGTTCGCGATCAATATGGTGCTGCAGTACCGCGAGACCTGGAAGTGGCAGGACTACCTCTTCGGCGAGAGGACCTACATCGTCCTCAGCCTGGTCGCGAAGTCCCTGCTGGCCTGGCAGGTGTTCTTCGGCGCGCTCAACGCCCCTGTCTAA
- the xerA gene encoding site-specific tyrosine recombinase/integron integrase: MGAEANASKIYDNKHDEVTYFLTRKEATGRSTRTLNSYSRILREFFHDQFPDLDPGEVEIRHVEDYVMALTERGVSQNSKKKYLEILSSFYGYTMKRPQFEDITGNPAAVVMEEIPRIRPDRPDCATWENACKLINAIPDPRDKTVAIILAKTGARLLEALSIEKDDVDLEKGFIRLRERKGGGQTVVPIDDETIYAIKRYQFVNSDSDSPYLFTSTLGGRLSKERIRREVKAAADRAGVAPKEERRFEKKFTPHTFRTVFTTLMRKQGMKPYILKYIRGDAKTETMDIYTRVDRDEAKEEYLNCIKEIGL, from the coding sequence ATGGGAGCCGAAGCCAATGCCTCGAAAATCTACGACAACAAACACGACGAGGTCACTTACTTCCTCACCCGGAAAGAGGCGACTGGGCGAAGCACGCGAACCCTCAACTCGTACAGTCGTATCCTCCGCGAGTTCTTCCACGACCAATTCCCTGACCTCGATCCCGGCGAGGTCGAAATACGCCACGTCGAAGACTACGTAATGGCGCTCACCGAACGCGGCGTCTCGCAGAACTCGAAAAAGAAGTACCTCGAAATTCTCTCCAGCTTCTACGGCTACACGATGAAGCGGCCACAGTTCGAGGACATCACGGGTAATCCCGCCGCAGTCGTAATGGAAGAAATTCCTCGCATTCGTCCAGATCGACCGGACTGCGCGACGTGGGAGAACGCCTGCAAACTCATCAACGCGATTCCAGACCCGAGAGACAAAACCGTCGCCATCATCCTCGCTAAGACAGGAGCGCGTCTCCTCGAAGCTCTCTCAATCGAGAAGGACGACGTGGACCTCGAGAAGGGATTCATTCGACTCCGCGAGCGCAAGGGTGGCGGACAGACCGTCGTCCCAATCGATGACGAGACGATCTACGCCATCAAACGCTACCAGTTCGTCAACTCCGACTCCGACTCTCCGTACCTATTCACGAGTACGCTCGGAGGACGACTCTCGAAAGAGCGGATTCGTCGGGAAGTGAAAGCCGCCGCCGACCGCGCCGGCGTCGCCCCCAAAGAAGAACGACGGTTCGAGAAGAAGTTCACTCCTCACACCTTCCGCACCGTGTTCACCACGCTAATGCGGAAGCAGGGAATGAAGCCGTACATTCTGAAATACATCCGTGGGGACGCCAAGACCGAGACGATGGATATCTACACTCGCGTTGACCGAGACGAAGCGAAAGAAGAGTACCTGAACTGTATCAAGGAGATCGGGCTCTAG
- a CDS encoding winged helix-turn-helix domain-containing protein, whose protein sequence is MTEGTGKGDIDDFDGRVQKALEVGFVADLVHWARTGDDTSLTYIEDSSRSGLEYQLARQGWFWVGEGGTEAVEKWMNQFEPPKWTEEGPESEYQRLTLENSYQRKRYNPIPESSEYSISQESIRDIMDVLIQAERVRNAEIREQTGLSESTVYRGLNYLIDKGVVVHEKDSRYNYYQDIGVTSIDNTDIEADLNPEEARLEWCRRYYNNIIE, encoded by the coding sequence ATGACCGAGGGTACCGGAAAGGGAGATATAGATGATTTTGACGGACGAGTTCAGAAAGCACTCGAAGTTGGATTCGTAGCCGATTTGGTCCACTGGGCAAGGACCGGGGATGATACGAGCCTGACCTACATTGAGGACAGTTCTCGCTCTGGATTAGAGTACCAATTAGCCCGACAAGGATGGTTTTGGGTCGGGGAAGGTGGTACTGAAGCTGTCGAAAAGTGGATGAACCAATTCGAACCTCCAAAGTGGACAGAGGAAGGGCCTGAATCAGAGTACCAGCGCCTCACACTAGAGAATAGTTATCAAAGGAAACGATACAACCCAATTCCAGAGAGTAGCGAGTACAGCATCTCTCAAGAGTCAATCCGGGATATAATGGATGTACTCATACAAGCGGAGAGAGTACGTAACGCGGAAATTAGGGAACAGACAGGCCTCTCAGAAAGTACAGTATATAGAGGGCTGAACTATCTAATTGACAAAGGCGTCGTTGTCCACGAAAAAGACAGCCGCTACAACTACTATCAGGATATCGGTGTCACGAGTATAGATAATACGGACATTGAAGCAGACCTCAACCCTGAAGAAGCACGATTAGAATGGTGCCGCCGCTATTATAATAATATAATAGAATGA